The following are from one region of the Corylus avellana chromosome ca1, CavTom2PMs-1.0 genome:
- the LOC132168027 gene encoding annexin D4, giving the protein MALPDELEALNKAFSGHGIHEQTLISILGKWHPEQRKSFRKGNPNLFIEDERNFERWDDHHVRLLKHEFMRFKNAVVLWTMHPWERDARLAKEALKKGPQSYGIIIEIACTRSAEELLGARRAYHSLFDQSMEEDVAQHINGCERKLLVALVSAYRYEGSKLRDDAAKSEAKTLFDAITNDKPIEDDEVIRILTTRSKPHLQAIYKHYKEISGMNIEEDLDADLRLKETVQCLCTPQQYFSQVLDMALQKDVDKSTKKALTRVIVTRADTDMKEIKDDYHNQHGVSLSKKIEDTAHGNYKDFLLTLIARGG; this is encoded by the exons atggCTCTCCCTGATGAATTGGAAGCTCTCAACAAGGCCTTCTCAG GACATGGAATCCACGAGCAGACGTTGATATCAATACTGGGAAAATGGCATCCGGAGCAAAGGAAATCCTTCCGGAAAGGAAATCCCAACCTTTTCATAGAGGATGAACGTAACTTTGAGCGGTGGGATGATCACCATGTCAGGCTTCTCAAGCATGAATTCATGCGTTTTAag AATGCTGTGGTGCTTTGGACCATGCATCCATGGGAAAGGGATGCTCGGTTGGCAAAGGAGGCATTGAAGAAGGGGCCACAATCGTATGGTATCATCATAGAGATTGCATGCACCAGATCAGCCGAGGAGCTCTTGGGAGCAAGGCGGGCCTACCATTCCCTCTTTGATCAATCAATGGAGGAAGATGTTGCTCAGCACATCAACGGCTGTGAACGTAAG CTCTTGGTTGCTCTTGTGAGTGCCTATAGGTATGAAGGATCAAAGCTTAGGGATGATGCAGCAAAATCTGAGGCCAAGACACTTTTTGATGCCATCACAAATGACAAGCCCATTGAAGACGATGAGGTAATAAGGATACTAACAACAAGGAGCAAGCCCCATCTCCAAGCAATATATAAGCACTACAAGGAGATTTCTGGCATGAATATTGAGGAG GATCTTGATGCTGATTTGAGGCTAAAAGAGACTGTGCAATGCCTATGCACTCCCCAACAATATTTTAGCCAG gTCTTGGACATGGCTCTGCAAAAGGATGTAGACAAGAGTACCAAGAAAGCACTGACTCGAGTGATTGTAACCCGAGCTGACACAGATATGAAGGAGATCAAAGATGATTACCATAACCAACATGGGGTTTCTCTATCCAAGAAAATTGAAGACACAGCTCATGGGAACTACAAAGATTTCTTGCTCACTTTGATTGCAAGAGGTGGATAA
- the LOC132166371 gene encoding annexin-like protein RJ4 isoform X1: MATLISPDQFSPVEDAEALQKACKGWGTDEKAIIKILGHRNATQRKQIRQAYEELYEEDLVKRLENELSGDFEKAVYRWILDPADRDAVLANVAVRKAESNYHVIIEISCILSPEELLVVRRAYQSRYKRSLEEDVAAHTTGDLRQLLVALVSAYRYDGHEVNERLAKSEADILHDAIKDKAFNHEEVTRILSTRSKTQLRAIFNRYKDEHDTSITKNLSGDPHSDLQKALRTAIRCINDPKKYFEKLVRNAIKGVGTDEEALTRVIVTRAERDLNGIKELYYQRNSVSLDHAVAKETSGDYKAFLLTLLGKED; encoded by the exons GATGGGGAACTGATGAGAAGGCAATAATCAAGATACTCGGACATAGAAATGCAACTCAAAGGAAGCAAATCAGGCAAGCTTATGAGGAGCTTTATGAAGAAGATCTTGTCAAGCGTCTTGAGAATGAGCTGTCCGGAGACTTTGAG AAAGCGGTGTACCGGTGGATATTGGATCCAGCAGACAGAGATGCAGTTTTGGCAAATGTAGCCGTTAGGAAAGCTGAGTCAAATTATCATGTGATAATTGAAATTTCATGCATCCTTTCTCCTGAAGAGCTCTTGGTGGTGAGACGAGCCTACCAAAGCCGCTACAAGCGTTCCTTGGAAGAAGATGTGGCTGCCCATACCACCGGGGATTTGCGCCAG CTCTTGGTTGCCCTAGTAAGTGCTTATCGGTATGATGGGCATGAGGTAAATGAAAGATTAGCAAAATCTGAAGCTGATATTCTTCACGATGCTATCAAAGACAAAGCATTTAATCATGAAGAAGTCACCAGGATCCTGAGCACAAGGAGCAAGACACAGCTCAGGGCTATTTTCAACCGCTACAAAGATGAACATGACACTTCCATCACCAAGAATTTGTCGGGTGATCCTCATAGTGATTTACAAAAGGCATTGCGCACTGCAATTCGCTGCATCAATGATCCAAAGAAGTATTTTGAAAAG TTGGTGCGCAATGCAATCAAAGGGGTTGGAACAGATGAGGAGGCACTCACTCGAGTGATAGTTACAAGGGCAGAGAGAGATTTGAATGGCATCAAGGAGCTTTACTACCAGAGGAACAGTGTTTCCCTTGATCATGCTGTGGCCAAGGAAACTTCAGGGGATTACAAGGCCTTCCTCCTTACTTTGCTAGGGAAGGAAGATTGA
- the LOC132166371 gene encoding annexin-like protein RJ4 isoform X2, whose product MATIIVAEDASVHEDAQALRNACQGWGTDEKAIIKILGHRNATQRKQIRQAYEELYEEDLVKRLENELSGDFEKAVYRWILDPADRDAVLANVAVRKAESNYHVIIEISCILSPEELLVVRRAYQSRYKRSLEEDVAAHTTGDLRQLLVALVSAYRYDGHEVNERLAKSEADILHDAIKDKAFNHEEVTRILSTRSKTQLRAIFNRYKDEHDTSITKNLSGDPHSDLQKALRTAIRCINDPKKYFEKLVRNAIKGVGTDEEALTRVIVTRAERDLNGIKELYYQRNSVSLDHAVAKETSGDYKAFLLTLLGKED is encoded by the exons GATGGGGAACTGATGAGAAGGCAATAATCAAGATACTCGGACATAGAAATGCAACTCAAAGGAAGCAAATCAGGCAAGCTTATGAGGAGCTTTATGAAGAAGATCTTGTCAAGCGTCTTGAGAATGAGCTGTCCGGAGACTTTGAG AAAGCGGTGTACCGGTGGATATTGGATCCAGCAGACAGAGATGCAGTTTTGGCAAATGTAGCCGTTAGGAAAGCTGAGTCAAATTATCATGTGATAATTGAAATTTCATGCATCCTTTCTCCTGAAGAGCTCTTGGTGGTGAGACGAGCCTACCAAAGCCGCTACAAGCGTTCCTTGGAAGAAGATGTGGCTGCCCATACCACCGGGGATTTGCGCCAG CTCTTGGTTGCCCTAGTAAGTGCTTATCGGTATGATGGGCATGAGGTAAATGAAAGATTAGCAAAATCTGAAGCTGATATTCTTCACGATGCTATCAAAGACAAAGCATTTAATCATGAAGAAGTCACCAGGATCCTGAGCACAAGGAGCAAGACACAGCTCAGGGCTATTTTCAACCGCTACAAAGATGAACATGACACTTCCATCACCAAGAATTTGTCGGGTGATCCTCATAGTGATTTACAAAAGGCATTGCGCACTGCAATTCGCTGCATCAATGATCCAAAGAAGTATTTTGAAAAG TTGGTGCGCAATGCAATCAAAGGGGTTGGAACAGATGAGGAGGCACTCACTCGAGTGATAGTTACAAGGGCAGAGAGAGATTTGAATGGCATCAAGGAGCTTTACTACCAGAGGAACAGTGTTTCCCTTGATCATGCTGTGGCCAAGGAAACTTCAGGGGATTACAAGGCCTTCCTCCTTACTTTGCTAGGGAAGGAAGATTGA